AGGTAACGCAGATTGATAAAAATACACATCAAAAAACCATCTGAAATCTTGACCCGTTAACCGGTTAACAATTCGAAGAAAGTCTTCCGTATCAGCAAGCACCGGTTTGAAGTCACCAGGTGTTGGCTTTGCTGTGCCATACACTAATTCAGTCGTTGCTTTGAAGAAATGTTCATCACCAATAATGTTACGTAAAGTATGTAATACCCAAGGTGCTTTCGCGTAAATATCTGCTCCTGGACCACCTTTTTCTTCTTGGTACACACCTTCTACAGTTAATAATTCTTTACTCACTATCGGCGCTTTATTCCGTACTTTTAATCGCATATCAAACATGTGTGACATATAAGCAGTTTGCCCATGTAAATAATATTCGTATAACGGATGCATATAAGCACCGAAGCCTTCATGCAACCACATGGCATTGGCATTTTTATTGGTTAATTGATTTGCAAACCATTCATGTGCAAATTCATGAAACATCAACCAATCAAAGCCATACTTGTCAGTAATGTAATTATTGCCATAAGCATTAATGGTTTGATGTTCCATACCTAAATGGGGCGTATCAACAACACCTATTTTGTCTTGGCCAAATGGATAAGGCCCAATTTTACGTTCAAAGAATGTGGTTATGTCTAGCAGTTCTTGTACTAGTTTTTTAGCACCTTCTTTATTTTCTGGAAGGTGATAAAACTCAACTGGAATTTCATTTCCATACTGGCTATGAAACGTTGTTTTAATCACTTCATAAGGCCCCACGTTTATAGCAACACCATACGTATTTAACTGTGATAATGCCTGCCAGTGATAGGTATCTGTTGTTTCACCTTTAGTTACCGACTGCAGCGTACCATTTGCCGCTGCTACCAACCCTTTAGGAACAGTAATATGCATAGTTGTCGTTTTTGGTTCGCCAATAGGGTTGTCAATACATGGCCAAAATAAGTCACAGCCGTCACCTTGAACAGCCGTAGCAATCCAGTCTTTACCGCTAGATGTTTTCGCCCAAACAAAACCACCATCCCAAGGCGCTTTTACGGCTTCTCGAGGTGCGCCAGAATAGTGTATTTCAACGGTAAATTTACCCTTTATTTTGTTAGGTAAATTGATCAATAGTAGCCCTTCTGGGTTACTGTACTGGTTCTCATCAATGACCTTGCTGTTGATCAGTACTTTATCAATAGAAAAAAAGTTATCTAAATTGATACCAACGTTGTTTCTCGAGTGGTCACTAACAAGAGTTAGTATGCCCGTGCCATTAATTGCTTTCTCTTTAGGTAATATGGTGAAATGAAGCTCTGCATGTTGCAACAAAAGCCCTTGCTGTGACGTTGGTAACGGGCCGTCGCTCCCCATAGTGTATTCACTACGTTCGGAGCCAATCACACCACCCGATAAAACAAGCAAACTAACTATTAAACTCGCGATCAAACATCTCATGATGTTATCCTCAAAATGAAAAAACTTTCATTAACTTAGCTTGTCATCTGTTGTGGTAAAAGAAAATTGCGATTAACAACGAAAAGAACAGTATGAATTACATTCAAAGTACTTATGAACTGAAAAGTTAAGCAGGAAAAAATTATCGAAAACTATACGTCAATCGATATTTGACAAAAAATCATGATCAAATACACACAAATAAACGCTACATCAATAGCGTGTTGTCTATACGAGTAAAGTCGCCAGCAGCATTAATTAGTGAGGCTGCTGTTAGTTGCGCCACGCCAAAAACATGTGTTTGACATTGGTACTTATCAGCGACTTTTTGTAATAACAAGTCAAAATCACCATCGCCAGAAAGTAAAACTATTTTATCAATGTCAGGAGCAGCATCAAGTACATCAATCGCGATTCCGACATCCCAATCACCTTTTGCAGAGCCATCGCTACGTTGAATAAACGGTTTTAGCTTTACATCAAAACCAATATGTTTGAGTGCCGTTTGAAATTTATGTTGCTGGTCATCATCTCGTGCTATCGCATAGGCATTTGCCATGACAATTTCACCTTGTTGAGAGACTCGCTGCCAAAACTGGCGATAATTAAATTGCCTGCCGAATGCTTGGCGCGTGGTGTAATAAATATTCTGTACATCAACAAAAATAGCAATTTTGCTCACAAAATGTTCTCTTTAGTGTAAAATCAATCGCACTATATCACCTCCCCTCTGGTATAATCCAAATAATTCATGTTAATAAGGTTTATCGTTTGTCTGCTCACTCTTTTTCTACTACCGCATTAAGTCCCGAACTTATCGATAATTTAACGCGTTTAGGTTATCTTGAAATGACTCCTATCCAAGCTCAGGCATTACCAAAAATACTGGCAGGACAAGATGTTATAGGCCAAGGTAAAACAGGGTCAGGCAAAACGGCCACTTTTACGCTAGGACTTTTGCACAACTTAAAAGTAAAACGTTTTCGAGTACAAGCACTAGTGCTATGCCCAACGCGAGAACTTGCAGACCAAGTCGCTAAAGAAATTAGAAAATTAGCGGCAGCTATTCACAATGTGAAAGTACTAACACTTTGTGGTGGAACACCGATGGGCCCGCAAATTGGTTCGTTAGAGCATGGAGCACACATTATTGTTGGCACACCCGGACGCATTGAAGATCACTTACGCAAGAATCGTTTAGATTTATCAGAACTTAACACGCTGGTATTAGATGAAGCAGATCGCATGTTAGAAATGGGTTTTCAGCCAGCGCTAGAGTTAATTTTTTCACACTGTCCAGCGCAAAGACAATCTTTACTATTTAGTGCTACTTTTCCTGAAAAAATAAAATCAATGGCTAACCAGATCATGCAGTCACCAGAATTGATCAAGGTAGAAAGTAGCCATGACCACGCAAGCATTGAACAGCATTTTTTTGAAGTACAACATAATGATGAACGTTCCACTGCTGTCGCATTATTGTTACAACACTTTCAACCCGCTTCTTCAGTCATTTTTTGTAATACTAAATTAGAAACACAAGCATTAGCTGACTCTTTACTACATCGCGGCTTTAGTTGTGCAGCCTTACATGGTGATTTAGAGCAACGTGATCGTGATCAAACCTTAATACGCTTCGCTAACAAAAGTATTAATATTCTTGTTGCGACTGATGTCGCTGCTCGTGGCCTTGATATTGACAATATAAGCACGGTGATTAACTACCATATTGCTCATGATCCAGAGATTCATGTACATCGTATCGGCCGTACTGGACGCGCAGGAAATACAGGTATCGCTTGTTCACTAATGAGCAATAAAGAAGCACACAAGGTCATTCGTTTAGAAGAGTACCTTGATATAGAAGTTCATGCTGACCCTTTACCTAATATCGAGGTATTAAATAATCCTATTTCAATGGCCCCCATGACAACGATTCAAATTGATGGCGGTAAGAAACAAAAACTTCGACCAGGCGATATTCTCGGTGCTTTAACAGCAAACAATATGATTGATGGTAGTGCCATTGGCAAAATACAAATGACACCACTAAAAGCCTATGTTGCCGTTAAACGCACCGTTGCAAAAAAAGCGTTAAAAGTCGTATCTGAAGGTAAAATGAAAGGAAGGAATTTTCGCGCACGGATGATTAAGTAATAATTTAGTGCTGCCTTAAAACGCTAACGCATAACAAAGTGTCTAAAAATTTTACAATAAGTATCAACATTAAAAACAAAAAACAAATAAATCATTGAATATGTTTAGAAAAAAAATAGCGGTCTGTTTTTTGCTGAGTAAAGTACATAAAGTACATTCACATTATAAAGAGAACAATATGGCGTTAACAATTATTAAATCATCGTTAGTTTCCTTATTAGTATTAGCCACTAGTTACGCACATGGTACGCTCATAGATTTTGATACTGATGCAAATGGCAACGTCATTGCGGCCAACACTGCAATTACTAATCAATATCAAAACTGGGGAGTAACGTTTGCAGGGTTTGAAAACAACGCTTCAATAAATATCAATGCAGCACCGGATCCTGATGGCGTAACAGCACCAAGTGGCAGTAATGTGCTAACGAACTGTGCTGATGCAAGCTTAGCTTGTCCCGGCAATAGAGCTGATATCATAGAAATATTATTTAGCGGTAGTAGTTCTAATATTTCGCTTATGCTTGATACCCTAGGTTCAGGTTCAGTAACTTTTGAGCTTTACGACATCAATAACTTACTTTTAGAAACTAAAAGCGTTTCATCTAATGCATCAGCATATGTACCTGTGAACTTTTCATCAAGCGGTGTCAGTAAAATTTTAGGCATGCAACCTAATGATGGTTGGGCATGGGCGATGGACGATCTATCATTTGACATGAATTTAAGCGCTGAGATTCCCGAACCTTCAAGTATACTCGTATTTTCTCTCGGATTATTAGCTTTACTTACCTCTCGATTGAAGAGATAACATCATAAACTCATTAAACTAAGCGTGTACTTTCACGCTTAGTGTTTTCCCGCAACTAATAACTAATGCCTATACTAACATTATATTTGCAACCATATTCCTCAGTTCACCTTTAAGAATTACATAAGATAACATTTCTCTGCTTGTCGTTTTTTATCGCTGCCTCTAACATCGAACACACTGATTTTTAGGCAACTTTAAGAAATTATAATGAAAAAACCTTACCTTTCAGCACTCATGCTAACCTTAAGTCTTAGTGCTAGCATGAGTCATGCAACCATTGTTGAATTTCAAACCTCGCATGGTAATTTCAAAGTCAACTTACATGACGAAACAACCCCAAAAACCGTAGAAAACTTTCTCGCGTACGTCAGTGATGGCAAATATGACAATACCATTATTCACCGTACGGTAGATGATTTTGTTGTTCAAGGCGGAGGAGCAAAGTTCGAGGGTGAATTACCACCAAAATGGATTGAAACCAATGGTACTATTGAAAATGAGCCTGTTTATTCAAACGTAACTGCGACTATTTCAATGGCGAAGCAGCGTGGTAAGATTAATAGTGCTAACAGCCAATGGTTCATCAACTTAAAAAATAATGCCTCAGTGTTAGATCCTGTTGATGTATACGGTGGCGGTGCTTACGCTGTATTTGGTGAAGTTATTGAAGACGGAATGGAGGTGATTAATGCAATTGCTGACGTTCCACGTTGTGACACAGGCCACGGCGGCTTCCAAGAGCTGCCAATGCCAGACTACGAAGATCAATGTGCAGATGCCGACGCAGTGCCAGGTCAAGAGAATTTTGTTACGGTATATCAAGTCGTTATTTATGATGCAACAATTAGCACTGATGCTGACTTAACCTCAGCGAAAAATACACTTTATGAAAAAAGCTTAGAGCAGCCAAAATCTGGTGGCAGCAGTGGCGGCTCTTTCGGCTGGCTTGCGTTATTGCTATGCGCAGTACCCTTGATACGTAAAAAATAACGTTTGTTTTCGTATTCCCCATCTAGATAAACTCAAACTGTTTATTTAGATGGGTAACAATTAACGTAAAAACAGAAGAAGTAATAAACATTTCAAACTAACATCACTTTTCTTTTTGAGCTTCATTCCCCAAAATTACAGTTCATCACAGTCTAATATTTACCGCCAAATTAAAAATAGCACAGAAAAACATTTACTCTAACGATAAAGTTAATATAGGATTTCGACCAAAATAAACATTGTAAACAGTACAAGAGTAAAAATAATGGAACAACTGTCACAATATTTAGAAATAATGACTTTTATCATCACCATATTTGGTGTGCCTTCGGCAATCTTCGCCTATATTAAAGAGCAAAATAAACAAAGACTAGAACGAGAATATGGTACTTTTGATGCTTTGGATGAGAAATACATAGAGATTCAGCAACTTTGTATTGAGCATCCAGAACTAGATGTCTTTGACTCCCCATATGAATCACCAAGGGAGTTGACCGAAACACAAAAAAAACAAGAAGAAGCCATTTTGTTAATCAGAATAGCCATATTTGAGCGTGCTTATCTGATGTATAACCGCGTCACTTTTGGATCACAAACAGATCAGTGGCAAGGGTGGGAACTCGAAATAAAAGAGTGGTTTTTAAGAAATAACTTTCGTCAGGTTTGGGCCGTCCATGGTAAGTATTTTGATACTTCTTTTTTTAGGCATTTTGAAAAAGTTTTTCATGCAACAAAGTAAGCTACATTCTGTGTACGTTTGATGAATGGGTGCTTTTTCAAACGTACAATCTCCTAATTTATCTTGCTCTGCAACTTCCTAAAATACTTGAACTGCATCAATAGTGACTAATGCATATATACGTAATATATTGCTTGTTGTCATTTTATTCGTACAATAATGCACTGCTTAGAAAAATAGCACTGGGGAATAACCGTTGTTTTATGAAGGTTCTGAAAAGAAAACAGAGTTAATTGTTGATTGTAAGCAATTAAACTTACTAACTGACATTGATACTTGTGTTTGGAAAGATCTCGTAAACGCTTGCAATGCAAAAATTTTGTCCTCAATTGAAAACAAACATTGCCGCGCATATTTATTGTCAGAGTCCAGCCTTTTTATTTGGAAAGACCGCTTATTAATTATCACATGTGGTATTACTCAACTGGTAAATTCAGCCATTTTTTTCTTCGAGAAATATGGTATTAATGTAGTTGAACATTTCATATACCAACGAAAAAATGAATACTTTTCTCATGCACAATCAAGTAACTTTGGCCAAGACGCGAAACGATTACAAAATTATTTATCAGGAAAAGCATTTCGCTTTGGCAACTTAGATAGTCATCATAATTATTTATTTCAGCTAAATAATAACGTTAAAAGTATTCCTACGGCTAAAACCTATGAGCTAACAACCTACCAAATAAGTGATCGCGCTTCAGCAGTACTCACTAACCCTAAGCTTACAGCAAGTGATGTGAGGAAATTTTTACAGCTTAAACGATTAATTCCAGGCTTTACGTTGGATGACTTCGTATTTGAACCATTTGGTTACTCTTTAAATGCCATTAAAGATAAATGGTACTTTACTATTCACGTAACTCCGCAACGTGGCAGTAGTTATATCTCTTTTGAGTCGAATATCAACTTATTAGCCTTAGTGCCTATTATACTTGAGGTACTAGCACCTAATGCCTTCGATTTACTTACCTTTAATGAAACTAATTTCGACATGTTTACAGCAAAATATATCGATAATAGATATACTTGCCAGTCGAATGTAACAAAACACATTAAACACAGTTATCAAGTAAATTTTGCTCATTATATCTTGCCTCAATCACAAGCAACTTCACCTATTGAACTAGCATTAGACGAAGATTTTTTTACCCTATAAATAATCAATCGTTATCTTATATTGTTAATTCCCTCGACCATTTATATTGACTACGCTACGATGACAACAGCGATAATCAAATAATAATGCATTTATGGACAAAGATATTTATTTAGTGTGTATGCCATACACTTCGTTAACAATTCCTTCAATGGCAATGGGAGTGCTTGAAACGTATATCACAGAATATGGCTATAACGTTGAATCACTATACGCCAACTTAGTTTTTGCGAAACAAATTGGTCTGATTGAATATAACTTCATCGATAACACATTTAATGATTATTTAATTGGCGAGTGGACGTTTTCTAAAGCAGCGTTTCCTGACAAACCAGCTGATGATGACGGCTTTTTTGCGCTTTTTACTGATTTGTCTGATGAAAATAAGCAAAAACTGTTAACCATCAGAGAAACCGCTGAGCGCTACATCGACTCACTTGCCAACGAAATTGTCAGCAACAGCCCAAAAATTGTCGGTTGTACCTCTACCTTTCAACAAAATTGTGCGTCACTTGCCTTGTTAAGAAAAATTAAAAGTCTTGATAGCAGTATTATTACTTTAATGGGAGGGGCTAACTGTGAAGGCATTATGGGGCAAACAATCAGTGAGAGCTTTTCATGGGTTGATTATGTTTTCTCCGGCGAATGTGATGACGTGATAGGCCCTTTCATTGACAAACTAATGAAAAACGAGCCAATTAACTACCAAAATTTACCAAACGGCTTTATTAGCCAAAAACACAAGTCACTTGCCGTTGATGCTGGGCAAACACAAAAGCCACCTCGTGCCTATATTTCAGACATGAGAAAAGTTGGAGAGCCAATTTTTGACAGCTATTTTCAATCATTAGAGAGTCTAAAAATTGGACAATACATTTCCCCAGGTTTAGTCGCTGAAACCTCTCGAGGTTGTTGGTGGGGAGCAAAACAACACTGCACTTTTTGCGGTTTAAATGGCGGTACTATGGATCACCGTTCAAAAACACCTGAAGCTGCATTAAGTGAATTTAAAAATTTATCGAGCAAATACAACGTCGATAAATTTTTAATTGTCGATAATATATTACCGATAGAATACATGAAAACGGTGCTACCTACATTAGCAGAAGATCCTGCCTATAATTTATTTTATGAGACCAAAGCTAACTTAAAACAACACCATGTTAAATCGCTAGCTGAGGCTGGAATAAAGTGGATACAACCCGGCATTGAAGGCTTGCATGACGATTTTCTTAAGGCAATAAAAAAAGGCACTACAGCAATACAAAACCTTGCAGCACTTAAGTGGTGTCGTAGCTATGGCGTTCGAGTGACCTGGAATTTATTATGCGAAGCCCCTAATGAACAAGCATTTTGGTATGATGAAATGGCTGAATGGCTGCCTTTAGTGACACATTACCATCCACCGTTCGATCAAATGGCCAAAATTTGTTACCACCGCTTTAGCCCATACTTTAATACCCCAGAAAAGTTTGGTTTAACACTCGAGCCAACCAAAAGTTATCAATATATTTATCCACTAGATAAACAAGTTGTTTATAACCTCGCGTATTTTTTCATTCAGGCAAACGATAAAGAAACAGGGATATACACGCTAAATTTTACCTTTAAGCCAGCAACTAATTCACATGCAAAGGTGCAATCATTACTAAACAACTGGAGTGATAGTTGGCTAAACGGCACAATTCCAATGTGTTGTATGACAGATCATGGCAATAACATTATTATTTTTGATACACGACAAGTAGCGACTGCTTTTTCTCACACATTAGCGGGTTTAACGGCGGATATTTATCGTTTATGTGCAGAGCCCTTGCCAAAAGATAGATTAATCAAAAAACTCGATGAACAGCAAATTTCAAATAATACTCAGCAAATAGAAGACACGCTGCACTGGTTAACTGAAAACCATCTAATCATTCATTTAAGTAAATGTGTAATGGCCCTTGCATTTCCTCTGGCACAAGCCGAAATGCCTAGTAATGAAGATTCGCCAGGGGGTAACTTGGATATAGAAAAAATACTAGACGAAATGAATTAGCCTCAAACTAGCCTATTTGCTTATCCAACTATCTAACTATGTAGCTTGTAAAGCGGTAGCCAGCATCATTTATTTACAATGCTATTCTTCAGCAATATTGATAATGCAGTTGCTTTGAGCATAAAAGTGTTATGACTTTTATCTTATTATTATGCACGGCTTGGAAAATTATAGTGCTAAAGCCCAATTCAAATACATTGCGCTTTAGCCGCAATAAGTACAGTTTTATTTACAATAATAATAATATTTATTAATCAACAAGTTAATCAATTAAAGCTCACTTAAATACCCGCATTACTGTCATGAATATGTTCAATTAGTTTTACAGTTAATTGTCACAGTTTGAAAACAATAAAACAATCACGCCATGTTATCTCAGATAACATCTGATAGATTCAGATTACACCTTCTTACATTAACAAAAATTTTACAAACCAGAAGGTTAAGGATACTAGGGGTATATATGAATTTATCAAAAAACAAAGTCACTAAGACAGTGCAATATGCATTGGCTTTAACCGGCATATCAACAATGGTGTTAGGTCAACAGGTCATTGCAGCTGAAGAAGATAACGAGCGTATTACCGTAACAGGTTCTCGCATAAAGCACAGTAGTGCGCAAACAACAACACCAACAACGGTAATTGATGCTGAAGCGATAGCGCAATCAGGAGTGAAAAACATTGCTGATTTAATGAATAAACTGCCAGCTCTTTTAAATGGTGTTGGAGGTAGCGCTATTAATAACAATAATGGTGGCAATATCAATAATGCTGGTCTTGAACTGGCAAATTTGCGTGGTTTAGGTACTAACCGTACCTTAGTCCTTGTTGACGGACGCCGTCACGTAGCAGGCTCTGCTGGTTCATCAGCAGTGGATTTAAGCATGATCCCTACGTCAATGGTAGAGCGTGTTGAAGTTATAACTGGCGGTGCTTCAGCTATTTATGGTGCAGACGCGGTTACTGGCGTTGTCAATTTTATTATGCGTAAAAACATCGAAGGCTTTGAGATTGATGCATCCATGGGTGAAACACGTTTTAATGATGGCGAATCTAAAGATCTTTCATTACAGTACGGGTTAACATATGCGGGTGGCAAAGGTAGCCTAACCATGCATGCCTCTTATTCTAAAGAAGAAGAAATTTCCATTCGTGCTCGTGATTACGCTAATAAAAACCATACCTTTGACTCAAACCCAGCCAATGGTTCAAATGATGATGGGGTCCCCGATTTAATCTTTTTCGACGATCAACGTTTCCAAGCATTAAGTGCAGAAGGTTTATTTTACGTACCCAATCAAAACTACAGCTTCGGTGATTTGCCTATTACCATGGTATCAACCGTCATCGGTGCACCAGTTTTCGCCGATGATCCCTTTGGCTTTAACTACGATACCTACACAATCGATCGTGAAGATGGCCATTTTAGAGACTTTCAAGCAGGTACAAATTGTCGCGTAGTCCCATGTGAGGGAGGTGACGGTTTTAGAACAGAGGAAACTGGTACACTCAATGTACCAAGTGAAAGAACATTATTTAGTCTAGCAACGCACTACGATATCAACAATAACCACCGCCTATATGCAGAAATCAAATACGGTAAAACAGAATCCGCTGCATCCGACCAAGCAAGTGTTTTCCATGATGATAACTTTGGTCCATTGATTACTATCACCAACGAAAACCCTTTTAGGCCACAACCGTTGGTTGACATAATGGATCAACGTGGGCTGCAATCAGTTGGTCTAGCTGTTATTGGTTTAAACGCCCGCAGTGATACCACTCGTGAAACAACTCAGTTTGTTATTGGCGGTGATGGCTTTTTAGGTGATTATCATTACACTTACTATGCGCAACATGGGAAAGTATCCACTGAATTACTTAACGATGATGTATTGAATGAAAACTACTATCGAGCACTCGATGCTGTTACGGGGCCAAATGGTGAGGCGGTCTGTCGTGAAGCGGCGGAGCACCCAGAGTGTGTTGCCTATGATCCCATTTTCTTTCGCGCTTCCGATGAAGCAAAAGCGTACGCCAGTGTACAACTATTAACCGCTGATGAAATAGAACAGACGATTGTTTCTGCAACGATTGGCGGTGAAGCTTTTGAAACAGATGCAGGATACGCTGACTTTGTTGTTGGTTTAGAGTACCGCGATGAGTCTTCTCAAAGTAAACCTGATCCGTTGTCGCAAGCAACAGACTCTGACGGTATCGGTTCTGGTCTTGTTGGTTCAAGAACCGGTCCTACAAGAGATCAAAACACCTATTTAAGACCAATAAACGGTAGTTACCATGTTGCTGAAGTCTTTGGTGAAATGCTAATACCCTTGATTAACGGTCAAACATTAGTTGAAAAATTAGAACTAGAGCTCGCGGGTCGTTATGCTGATCATAGCATCACAGGCGGTGACTTTACCTATAAAGTAGCGTTGAACTGGAGTATTTTTGAAGATTTACGCTTACGTTCTACTTATTCGCATGCTGTACGCGCACCGAATATTGAAGAGCTCTTTACACCCGAGCAAGCAACGGCCGCTAATATGGTAGATCCCTGCTCTTCAAGTAATATAGGTTCTGGCCCCCAAGACGGCAATCGTATTGATAACTGCGCAGCAATTGGTATAGCTGAGGGTTTTGTATCTACTGCTGATTTTGGCACTAGAACTGAATTACGAGGCGGTAATACTGACTTAGACCCAGAATCAGCAGATACTTATACTCTAGGCTTAGTGATTACCCCTTTAGATGAGCTAAGTATTGCTATTGACTATTGGGATGTTGAAATTGAAGACGCTATAACAACTTATAATCCAAGCTTTATTCTCAACAATTGTGTAGATGGCCAATCAGTGAATGATAAATTCTGTGATCTTGTAAACCGAAATGAGATGGGTCAAATCACTGCCGTTCATACCGAATCAATCAATGTTGCAGCATTTGTTGCTTCCGGCGTAGATTTAGATGTGAACTACTCACTTGATCTTGGTGATACCGGTGGTTTGAATGTTCATATTAAAGGAACATACCTAGACGAACGGAAATTCTTTAATAATATTGAAGACCCAAACGACAAGTCTAGTTTTGCAGGACAAGCAGGCTCCCCTCACCTTCGGGCATTAATCAATACTTCATATCACTATGAAGATTTAAATGTCAGCTGGTCAATGAATTATATTGGTCGTTCTACGTTTAACAAAGAAGCGACGGAAGAAACCTATGAGGACTGGTTTAACAACGAGGTTGGTTCTTATGTTTATCACAATATCAATGTTGACTACCAAATCACAAACGATTTATCTGCTTATTTAGGGGTAAACAACTTAACAGATAAACGCCCGCCCGCGTTACCAAACCTAAATGCAGGTAGCTTACTGTATGATGGTATTGGTCGTAAGTATTACGCAGGTATTCGTTATACTTTCTAATTAGCTAAAGCATGCAATACAAAAGCGGAATCACTCTGGACGCTCCGCTTTTTTGCATCACAGTACATCGTAGGCCAATTTGCATGACTCTTTAATCAATTAACTATTATTCATGCTCGAAATATATGCGATATGTGGAAGACCAAATAGGATGATCTACTTCAAGAAAGTAGCAAATGAAATCGTTTTTATTTAAATGGGTAAAATTAAATAAATAATCTGTCATGTCTTTAATCGCTAAACCGCCTAGTTCAATAAAG
The Thalassotalea hakodatensis genome window above contains:
- a CDS encoding TonB-dependent receptor domain-containing protein; this translates as MNLSKNKVTKTVQYALALTGISTMVLGQQVIAAEEDNERITVTGSRIKHSSAQTTTPTTVIDAEAIAQSGVKNIADLMNKLPALLNGVGGSAINNNNGGNINNAGLELANLRGLGTNRTLVLVDGRRHVAGSAGSSAVDLSMIPTSMVERVEVITGGASAIYGADAVTGVVNFIMRKNIEGFEIDASMGETRFNDGESKDLSLQYGLTYAGGKGSLTMHASYSKEEEISIRARDYANKNHTFDSNPANGSNDDGVPDLIFFDDQRFQALSAEGLFYVPNQNYSFGDLPITMVSTVIGAPVFADDPFGFNYDTYTIDREDGHFRDFQAGTNCRVVPCEGGDGFRTEETGTLNVPSERTLFSLATHYDINNNHRLYAEIKYGKTESAASDQASVFHDDNFGPLITITNENPFRPQPLVDIMDQRGLQSVGLAVIGLNARSDTTRETTQFVIGGDGFLGDYHYTYYAQHGKVSTELLNDDVLNENYYRALDAVTGPNGEAVCREAAEHPECVAYDPIFFRASDEAKAYASVQLLTADEIEQTIVSATIGGEAFETDAGYADFVVGLEYRDESSQSKPDPLSQATDSDGIGSGLVGSRTGPTRDQNTYLRPINGSYHVAEVFGEMLIPLINGQTLVEKLELELAGRYADHSITGGDFTYKVALNWSIFEDLRLRSTYSHAVRAPNIEELFTPEQATAANMVDPCSSSNIGSGPQDGNRIDNCAAIGIAEGFVSTADFGTRTELRGGNTDLDPESADTYTLGLVITPLDELSIAIDYWDVEIEDAITTYNPSFILNNCVDGQSVNDKFCDLVNRNEMGQITAVHTESINVAAFVASGVDLDVNYSLDLGDTGGLNVHIKGTYLDERKFFNNIEDPNDKSSFAGQAGSPHLRALINTSYHYEDLNVSWSMNYIGRSTFNKEATEETYEDWFNNEVGSYVYHNINVDYQITNDLSAYLGVNNLTDKRPPALPNLNAGSLLYDGIGRKYYAGIRYTF